In one Buteo buteo chromosome 10, bButBut1.hap1.1, whole genome shotgun sequence genomic region, the following are encoded:
- the MMACHC gene encoding cyanocobalamin reductase / alkylcobalamin dealkylase isoform X1: MEGRVAERLRGALGPLGFEVHAFKVGWYNAILQPGFHLPYPDDTLAFVVLSTPSMFDKALKPFVNKERLKIIRDPVDQCVSHHLSRVKEKFPDQKVDVIFDYEILPSRKPKFLAQTAAHVAGAAYYYQRKDVKLDPWEKKKKIYGVCIHPKYGGWFAIRGLLLFPDIQDGRYRDIIEVKERYSEEQKAYFATPPAERFRLLGLTQEAQRGTFH; this comes from the exons ATGGAGGGGCGCGTGGCGGAGCGGCTCCGCGGCGCCCTGGGCCCCTTGGGCTTCGAGGTGCACGCCTTCAAG GTTGGATGGTACAATGCTATTCTCCAGCCAGGCTTTCATCTCCCCTACCCAGATGACACACTGGCCTTCGTGGTCCTCAGCACGCCTTCAATGTTTGACAAAGCCCTTAAACCTTTTGTGAACAAAGAACGGTTAAAAATAATCAGGGATCCTGTGGATCAGTGTGTTTCTCATCATTTATCACGTGTGAAGGAG AAATTCCCTGACCAAAAGGTGGATGTCATCTTTGATTACGAGATTCTGCCAAGCCGAAAGCCCAAGTTCTTGGCGCAGACAGCTGCCCATGTTGCTGGAGCTGCATATTACTACCAAAGGAAGGATGTGAAACTTGAtccttgggagaaaaaaaag aagatcTATGGCGTATGTATCCATCCCAAGTATGGTGGCTGGTTTGCTATCCGGGGTCTCCTCCTGTTCCCAGATATTCAG GATGGCCGCTACAGGGACATAATTGAAGTGAAGGAAAGGTATTCCGAGGAACAAAAAGCCTACTTTGCCACTCCTCCAGCGGAGAGATTCCGACTGTTAGGGCTGACACAAGAAGCCCAGAGAGGCACATTTCACTGA
- the MMACHC gene encoding cyanocobalamin reductase / alkylcobalamin dealkylase isoform X2 yields MEGRVAERLRGALGPLGFEVHAFKVGWYNAILQPGFHLPYPDDTLAFVVLSTPSMFDKALKPFVNKERLKIIRDPVDQCVSHHLSRVKEKFPDQKVDVIFDYEILPSRKPKFLAQTAAHVAGAAYYYQRKDVKLDPWEKKKKIYGVCIHPKYGGWFAIRGLLLFPDIQVPFLEQSAPVDCVSTEEKRIELLELFNFHWQDGRYRDIIEVKERYSEEQKAYFATPPAERFRLLGLTQEAQRGTFH; encoded by the exons ATGGAGGGGCGCGTGGCGGAGCGGCTCCGCGGCGCCCTGGGCCCCTTGGGCTTCGAGGTGCACGCCTTCAAG GTTGGATGGTACAATGCTATTCTCCAGCCAGGCTTTCATCTCCCCTACCCAGATGACACACTGGCCTTCGTGGTCCTCAGCACGCCTTCAATGTTTGACAAAGCCCTTAAACCTTTTGTGAACAAAGAACGGTTAAAAATAATCAGGGATCCTGTGGATCAGTGTGTTTCTCATCATTTATCACGTGTGAAGGAG AAATTCCCTGACCAAAAGGTGGATGTCATCTTTGATTACGAGATTCTGCCAAGCCGAAAGCCCAAGTTCTTGGCGCAGACAGCTGCCCATGTTGCTGGAGCTGCATATTACTACCAAAGGAAGGATGTGAAACTTGAtccttgggagaaaaaaaag aagatcTATGGCGTATGTATCCATCCCAAGTATGGTGGCTGGTTTGCTATCCGGGGTCTCCTCCTGTTCCCAGATATTCAGGTACCGTTCCTGGAACAGTCTGCCCCTGTTGACTGTGtgagcacagaggagaaaagaattgagttgctggagctaTTCAATTTCCACTGGCAGGATGGCCGCTACAGGGACATAATTGAAGTGAAGGAAAGGTATTCCGAGGAACAAAAAGCCTACTTTGCCACTCCTCCAGCGGAGAGATTCCGACTGTTAGGGCTGACACAAGAAGCCCAGAGAGGCACATTTCACTGA